In uncultured Bacteroides sp., one genomic interval encodes:
- a CDS encoding FKBP-type peptidyl-prolyl cis-trans isomerase has protein sequence MDKFSYAIGLGIGQNLLSMGAQNINVDDFASAIKAVLNNEEPTMSHTEAREIVNTYFAELENKMNATNIEKGASFLEENKKKDNVITLPSGLQYEVLTEGTGKKAQATDQVKCHYEGTLIDGTLFDSSIKRGEPAVFGVNQVIPGWVEALQLMPEGSKWRLYIPSDLAYGARGAGEMIPPHSTLIFDVELIQVL, from the coding sequence ATGGATAAATTTAGTTATGCTATCGGCTTAGGTATAGGCCAAAACCTTCTGAGCATGGGCGCTCAAAATATCAATGTTGATGACTTTGCTAGTGCTATAAAAGCAGTTCTGAATAACGAAGAACCAACAATGTCCCACACAGAAGCCCGAGAAATTGTTAACACATATTTTGCTGAGCTTGAGAACAAGATGAATGCTACCAATATTGAAAAAGGAGCTTCATTCCTTGAAGAAAACAAGAAAAAAGACAATGTAATAACATTGCCTAGCGGATTGCAATACGAGGTTCTTACCGAAGGCACAGGAAAAAAAGCACAAGCAACAGATCAGGTAAAATGCCATTACGAAGGAACACTGATTGATGGAACACTATTTGATAGCTCAATAAAGAGAGGCGAACCTGCTGTATTTGGCGTTAACCAGGTTATCCCAGGATGGGTAGAAGCACTACAATTAATGCCGGAAGGTTCTAAATGGAGACTTTATATTCCTTCTGATTTAGCTTATGGAGCTCGTGGAGCCGGAGAAATGATTCCTCCTCACAGCACATTAATTTTTGATGTTGAATTAATTCAAGTTTTATAA
- a CDS encoding FKBP-type peptidyl-prolyl cis-trans isomerase, whose amino-acid sequence MKKVSIFMAIAAAATLASCTGKGPKADLKTDIDSLSYSIGMSQTQGLKDYLVQRVEMDTAYMDEFIKGLNEGVKETDKKKDAYYAGLQIGQQIKNQMIKGVNKELFGADSTKTISVDNFMAGFVAGTLGKNQKMTMQQAQEYTQKNMEAIKAKSMEKNYGANKKAGEDFLAANKAKPGIVTTASGLQYKIVKAGTGATPSDTSKVKVNYKGTLIDGTEFDSSYKRNEPATFVANQVIKGWTEALKLMPVGSKWIIYVPQNLAYGSRDAGQIKPFSTLVFEVELLEIVK is encoded by the coding sequence ATGAAAAAAGTTAGTATTTTTATGGCTATTGCTGCAGCAGCAACTCTTGCTTCTTGTACAGGTAAAGGCCCAAAAGCAGATCTTAAGACAGACATCGACTCTTTGTCTTATTCTATTGGTATGAGCCAGACTCAAGGTTTAAAAGATTACTTAGTACAAAGAGTAGAGATGGATACTGCCTATATGGATGAATTCATCAAAGGATTAAATGAAGGTGTTAAAGAAACTGATAAGAAGAAAGACGCTTACTATGCTGGTCTTCAGATTGGTCAACAAATCAAGAATCAAATGATCAAAGGGGTCAACAAAGAATTGTTCGGAGCAGATTCGACTAAAACAATCAGTGTTGATAACTTCATGGCTGGTTTCGTTGCAGGAACATTAGGCAAAAATCAGAAGATGACAATGCAACAGGCTCAGGAATACACTCAGAAGAACATGGAAGCTATCAAGGCTAAATCAATGGAAAAGAATTACGGTGCAAACAAAAAAGCCGGAGAAGACTTCCTTGCTGCCAACAAAGCAAAACCAGGTATTGTAACAACAGCTAGCGGACTTCAATACAAAATTGTAAAGGCTGGTACTGGAGCAACTCCTTCAGATACTTCTAAAGTAAAAGTTAACTATAAAGGTACTTTAATTGACGGAACAGAATTTGACAGTTCTTACAAACGTAATGAACCTGCTACATTTGTTGCTAACCAAGTAATCAAAGGATGGACAGAAGCATTGAAATTAATGCCTGTTGGTTCAAAATGGATTATCTATGTTCCTCAGAATCTTGCTTATGGTTCAAGAGACGCAGGTCAAATCAAACCATTCTCAACTCTTGTTTTTGAAGTTGAATTGCTAGAAATTGTTAAGTAA
- a CDS encoding Lrp/AsnC ligand binding domain-containing protein yields MEKIDKLDRQILEIISQNARIPFKDVAAECGVSRAAIHQRVQRLIDLGVIVGSGYHVNPKSLGYRTCTYVGIKLEKGSMYKNVVAQLEKIPEIVECHFTTGPYTMLTKVYACDNEHLMELLNSKMQEIPGVTATETLISLEQSIKKEIPIKIQKNLADD; encoded by the coding sequence ATGGAAAAGATAGACAAGCTTGACAGACAGATTCTGGAGATAATCTCACAGAATGCTCGTATTCCTTTTAAAGATGTCGCTGCAGAATGTGGCGTTTCACGCGCGGCCATTCATCAGCGTGTGCAACGATTGATCGATCTGGGTGTTATTGTCGGATCTGGATATCACGTAAACCCTAAAAGCTTAGGCTACAGAACTTGTACTTATGTAGGAATAAAGCTCGAAAAGGGTTCTATGTATAAAAATGTAGTAGCTCAGCTAGAAAAGATTCCAGAAATTGTAGAATGTCATTTCACAACCGGTCCTTACACTATGCTTACCAAAGTATATGCATGCGACAATGAGCACTTAATGGAACTGCTGAATTCTAAAATGCAGGAAATTCCAGGTGTTACTGCTACTGAAACTTTGATTTCTCTGGAACAAAGTATTAAAAAAGAGATTCCAATCAAAATACAAAAGAACTTAGCGGATGATTGA
- a CDS encoding DUF4491 family protein produces MELLNSYHLTGLVIGICTFLIIGLFHPVVVKAEYYWGTKCWWIFLLLGIIGVIASFSTEDIFLSSLSGVFAFSSFWTIKEVFEQEERVKKGWFPKNPKRTYKF; encoded by the coding sequence ATTGAATTGCTTAATTCATACCATCTTACAGGACTTGTAATTGGCATTTGTACTTTCCTCATAATTGGACTTTTTCATCCCGTTGTGGTTAAAGCTGAGTATTACTGGGGAACAAAATGCTGGTGGATATTCCTGTTATTAGGGATTATTGGCGTTATTGCCTCTTTCTCTACTGAAGATATATTTCTTTCTTCGCTATCAGGCGTATTTGCATTCTCTTCTTTCTGGACTATAAAAGAGGTCTTTGAACAAGAAGAAAGGGTAAAAAAAGGATGGTTTCCGAAAAACCCAAAACGAACATACAAATTCTAA
- a CDS encoding DUF3667 domain-containing protein, with translation MSQLICKNCGNEFEGKFCNNCGQKASADRLTYKSLVESLMHGFLHVDKGFFYTIKMLFINPGRLVLDYISCKRVNYFQPFPLLIILSAIYGLLHHWLNPAVVETVKAGAEHSNGIFRIVQNNGAAIQLNKTFINILEFIINHLSENYAFMNIFIIPPFILATKIAFRKAGSYNYNFVEYLFGGAYLSSLYIVISILFMPVELLLKGSSSLSGWENITWIVYFLVTLYFFYHLFEGGIRKTIKRTVYTYVLYFPFLLIYVILGVLIAALIAFAGQGLGHLTGLC, from the coding sequence ATGTCTCAATTAATATGTAAAAACTGCGGCAACGAGTTCGAAGGTAAATTCTGCAATAATTGTGGTCAGAAAGCCAGCGCAGACAGATTAACTTATAAGTCATTGGTAGAATCATTGATGCATGGATTTCTCCATGTAGATAAAGGTTTCTTTTATACCATTAAAATGCTGTTTATTAATCCGGGGAGGCTGGTTCTGGACTATATCAGCTGTAAGAGGGTTAATTATTTCCAGCCGTTTCCTTTACTTATTATTCTTTCTGCAATATATGGGCTTCTTCATCATTGGCTGAATCCTGCGGTTGTTGAAACAGTGAAAGCCGGGGCTGAGCATTCCAATGGAATTTTTAGAATCGTGCAAAATAATGGAGCGGCTATTCAGCTGAACAAGACCTTTATTAATATACTGGAGTTTATAATAAACCACTTGTCGGAGAATTATGCTTTCATGAATATCTTCATTATTCCTCCGTTTATCCTGGCTACAAAGATTGCTTTTCGGAAAGCGGGATCATACAATTATAATTTCGTGGAATATCTTTTTGGCGGTGCTTATCTTTCCAGTCTGTATATTGTTATTTCAATCCTTTTTATGCCGGTTGAACTATTGTTGAAGGGTTCTTCTTCTTTATCAGGTTGGGAAAATATTACCTGGATAGTTTACTTTTTGGTAACATTATACTTCTTTTATCATTTGTTTGAGGGAGGCATTAGAAAAACAATCAAAAGAACAGTTTATACCTATGTGCTCTATTTTCCTTTTCTTTTGATTTATGTAATTCTGGGAGTTCTGATTGCAGCACTTATAGCTTTTGCGGGACAAGGATTAGGCCATCTTACAGGCCTTTGCTGA
- the buk gene encoding butyrate kinase, with product MRILAINPGSTSTKIAVYENENRLFVTTFNHSPEALSPFPTILSQYDYRKELIIDELKKENLFSDFAAIVGRGGLIKPIPSGVYEVNEVMKNDLRNATMQHACNLGGLLAEDIALLIPGCKAYIADPVVVDELEDVARLSGSPLMMRKSVFHALNHKAIARKYARSVNKKYEELDLVVAHLGGGISVAAHRQGRVIDVNNALEGSGPFSPERAGTLPARQLVDLCFSGDYTQEEIKKMITGRGGLMAHLGITDARDVVKRISEGDVRAELVLKSMIYNIAKEIGSMSVVLHGKVDAILLTGGISYNDYCINKLKEYIAFIAPVCVFPGEDEMEALAFNALGVLRGKLNCKEYY from the coding sequence ATGAGAATTCTTGCGATTAACCCCGGTTCCACTTCTACAAAGATAGCAGTGTATGAGAACGAAAACCGTCTTTTTGTAACAACATTCAATCATTCACCCGAGGCTCTGTCTCCCTTTCCAACAATCCTTTCTCAGTACGATTATCGAAAGGAATTGATTATTGATGAGCTTAAAAAAGAAAATCTGTTTTCAGATTTTGCCGCAATTGTTGGCCGTGGCGGATTAATTAAGCCAATTCCCAGCGGTGTATATGAGGTGAATGAAGTTATGAAGAACGATCTTCGGAATGCTACTATGCAGCATGCATGTAATCTTGGAGGACTTCTGGCCGAAGATATTGCTCTTCTTATCCCTGGTTGCAAAGCATACATTGCCGATCCGGTAGTTGTAGACGAACTGGAAGACGTGGCTCGCCTGTCGGGCTCCCCGTTAATGATGCGTAAGTCTGTTTTTCATGCTCTTAATCATAAGGCTATAGCCCGTAAATATGCTCGTTCCGTTAATAAGAAGTATGAAGAACTTGATTTGGTTGTAGCTCATTTGGGTGGAGGTATTTCTGTGGCTGCCCACAGACAGGGAAGGGTTATTGATGTGAATAATGCCCTTGAAGGCAGTGGTCCGTTTTCGCCAGAAAGAGCTGGAACGCTTCCTGCCCGACAATTGGTTGATCTTTGCTTTAGTGGCGATTATACCCAAGAAGAGATTAAAAAGATGATTACCGGTAGGGGCGGATTGATGGCTCATCTGGGGATAACCGATGCACGGGATGTGGTTAAAAGAATCAGTGAAGGAGATGTAAGGGCAGAGCTTGTGCTGAAATCCATGATTTATAATATTGCCAAAGAGATTGGTTCTATGAGCGTGGTACTTCATGGGAAAGTAGATGCTATTCTTCTTACCGGAGGTATTTCATACAATGATTATTGCATTAATAAACTTAAGGAATATATTGCTTTTATTGCTCCAGTTTGTGTGTTTCCCGGTGAAGATGAGATGGAAGCACTAGCCTTTAATGCTTTAGGAGTTTTAAGAGGGAAACTAAATTGCAAGGAGTATTATTAG
- a CDS encoding phosphate acyltransferase translates to MEPIKSFDQLTAHLMTLKKRKRIAVVCANDPNTEYAITRALEEGIAELLMIGDSSFLDKYQALKKYPEFVKIIHIEDSDEAAREAVQIVREGGADILMKGIINTDNLLRAILDKEKGLLPQGKVLTHLSLMQIPTYNKLLFFSDAAVIPRPTLQQRIEMIWYAIHTCHSFGIKQPRISLIHCTEKVSAKFPHSLDYVNIVELADAGEFGDVIIDGPLDVRTSCEKASGDIKGIASPIDGEADVLIFPNIESGNAFYKGVSLFANATMAGLLQGPSCPVVLPSRSDCGLSKYYSIAMACLTSNKE, encoded by the coding sequence ATGGAACCAATTAAAAGTTTTGATCAATTGACAGCTCATTTAATGACGCTGAAGAAGCGTAAACGAATTGCTGTGGTTTGTGCTAACGATCCTAATACGGAATATGCAATTACGCGAGCACTTGAAGAGGGAATAGCCGAACTTCTTATGATCGGAGATTCTTCTTTCCTTGATAAGTACCAGGCTTTGAAGAAGTATCCTGAGTTTGTGAAGATTATTCACATAGAAGATTCTGATGAAGCGGCACGTGAAGCCGTACAGATTGTACGCGAAGGTGGTGCAGATATTCTGATGAAAGGAATTATCAATACAGATAATCTTTTGCGTGCCATATTAGACAAAGAAAAGGGTTTGTTGCCTCAGGGTAAAGTGCTTACTCATCTGTCTCTTATGCAGATACCTACATACAATAAACTGCTGTTTTTCTCGGATGCGGCTGTTATTCCCCGCCCCACTTTACAACAACGTATCGAAATGATTTGGTACGCTATCCATACATGTCACAGCTTTGGTATTAAACAACCCAGAATCTCTTTGATTCATTGCACCGAAAAGGTAAGTGCCAAGTTTCCTCATTCGCTCGATTATGTGAACATAGTGGAGCTGGCAGATGCCGGAGAGTTTGGAGATGTTATTATTGACGGACCACTTGATGTAAGAACCTCTTGCGAAAAGGCGAGTGGCGATATAAAAGGTATTGCTTCTCCTATAGATGGAGAAGCCGATGTGCTGATCTTTCCTAATATTGAATCTGGAAATGCTTTTTATAAGGGTGTTTCTCTTTTTGCAAATGCTACTATGGCCGGATTGTTACAAGGCCCTTCTTGTCCTGTAGTATTGCCTTCCAGAAGCGATTGTGGACTCTCAAAGTATTATAGTATTGCTATGGCTTGTCTTACGAGTAACAAAGAGTAA
- a CDS encoding LD-carboxypeptidase: MRTIQFPPYLQEGDRVTIISPAGKIDKNFLKDAKKTLESWGLEVVIGKHAAGEAGRFSGSVKQRTADLQWAMDDESTKAILCSRGGYGAIHLIDQIDFTKFRKNPKWLLGYSDITLLHELLQYNGFASVHSPMARHLSVEPKDDICSLHLRNLLFGELPVYQSPKHKLNIKGTAKGTLRGGNLSVLYGLRGTPYDFPAEGTILFIEDIGERPYHIDRMMNNLKLGGILEKLSGLIVGQFTEYEEDLSIGKEVYEMIADMVKPYGYPVCFNFPVGHVVNNVPLICGCETELTVGNSGAELIFK; this comes from the coding sequence ATGAGAACGATTCAATTTCCACCTTATCTACAGGAAGGAGATAGGGTTACAATAATATCGCCGGCCGGCAAAATAGACAAGAACTTTCTAAAGGATGCCAAAAAGACTCTTGAGTCCTGGGGATTGGAAGTCGTAATAGGAAAACATGCCGCAGGAGAAGCCGGAAGGTTTTCGGGATCTGTAAAGCAACGTACTGCCGACCTTCAGTGGGCAATGGATGATGAAAGTACAAAAGCAATTCTTTGCAGCCGTGGTGGCTACGGAGCTATTCATCTTATCGATCAGATAGATTTTACAAAGTTCCGGAAAAATCCGAAGTGGTTACTGGGGTACAGTGACATAACTCTACTTCATGAATTACTCCAATACAATGGTTTTGCTTCGGTACATTCGCCCATGGCAAGGCACCTTTCTGTAGAACCCAAAGACGATATCTGCTCTCTGCACCTCAGGAATTTGCTGTTCGGAGAATTACCCGTATATCAGTCCCCCAAACATAAACTAAATATTAAGGGAACTGCAAAAGGAACTCTTCGGGGTGGTAATCTCTCTGTGCTGTACGGACTTAGAGGAACTCCTTACGATTTTCCGGCAGAAGGAACAATTCTTTTTATAGAAGATATCGGAGAAAGACCTTACCATATAGACCGGATGATGAATAACCTGAAACTTGGAGGCATTCTGGAAAAACTTTCGGGCTTGATAGTAGGTCAGTTTACTGAATACGAGGAAGACCTATCTATAGGCAAAGAGGTATACGAAATGATTGCCGACATGGTGAAACCATACGGATATCCAGTATGCTTTAATTTCCCAGTTGGCCATGTGGTTAACAATGTACCGTTAATCTGTGGTTGCGAAACAGAACTAACGGTTGGAAATAGCGGCGCTGAATTAATATTCAAATAG
- a CDS encoding M28 family peptidase, with protein sequence MKRNYFMLVTAALLFGCASCGNSNKSAMNQTEETAVVKAPDFDADSAYNYVQAQVDFGPRVPNTKQHVACGEYLAKKLASTGAKVTDQYADLTAYDGTILKSRNIIGSFNPENKKRVLLFAHWDTRPWADHDKDESKHHTPILGANDGASGVGVLLEIARQIGKKAPSIGVDIIFFDAEDYGTPEFYKGEHKEESWCLGTQYWANNPHVEGYNARFGILLDMVGGKGATFYKEAYSSEFAKSTVKKVWDKANSMGYASYFINQDGGYVTDDHLFVNRIAKIPSIDIIPTDMSNQEGGFGYFWHTTDDNMSNIDRSTLKAVGQTVLEVVYNEK encoded by the coding sequence ATGAAAAGAAATTATTTCATGCTTGTCACTGCAGCTCTGCTGTTCGGCTGCGCGTCATGCGGTAACAGTAATAAATCTGCCATGAATCAAACAGAGGAAACAGCTGTTGTAAAAGCACCGGATTTTGATGCAGACAGCGCCTACAATTATGTACAGGCACAGGTTGATTTTGGTCCACGAGTACCAAATACCAAACAACATGTGGCTTGTGGAGAATATCTTGCAAAGAAACTTGCGTCAACGGGTGCAAAAGTCACAGACCAATATGCCGACCTGACTGCTTACGACGGAACAATACTAAAAAGCCGAAACATCATAGGATCCTTTAATCCTGAGAATAAGAAGCGTGTTCTTCTTTTTGCTCACTGGGATACTCGCCCATGGGCCGACCATGACAAGGACGAATCAAAACATCACACTCCTATTCTTGGAGCCAACGATGGCGCCAGCGGTGTTGGTGTATTGCTTGAAATTGCACGTCAAATAGGTAAAAAAGCTCCTTCAATTGGTGTAGACATCATTTTCTTTGATGCCGAAGATTACGGAACACCCGAATTCTACAAAGGGGAACATAAAGAGGAAAGCTGGTGTCTGGGAACACAATACTGGGCAAACAATCCTCATGTAGAAGGATATAATGCTCGTTTTGGAATTCTTCTCGATATGGTGGGAGGCAAAGGCGCTACATTCTATAAGGAAGCTTACTCTAGCGAGTTTGCAAAATCTACAGTAAAGAAAGTATGGGACAAAGCCAACTCTATGGGATACGCAAGTTATTTCATCAATCAGGATGGCGGATATGTAACAGACGATCACTTGTTTGTAAATAGGATTGCAAAGATACCAAGTATAGATATTATCCCAACAGACATGAGCAACCAGGAAGGTGGCTTTGGTTATTTCTGGCATACAACAGATGATAACATGAGTAATATTGACCGATCAACACTCAAAGCTGTGGGACAAACAGTGCTTGAGGTTGTATATAATGAAAAATAA
- a CDS encoding SufE family protein, which yields MTINELQEQVIEEFSDFDDWMDKYQLLIDLGNEQEPLEEQYKTEQNLIEGCQSRVWLQADMEDGKLMFRAESDALIVKGIIALLIKVVSDHTPDEILDNELYFIDKIGLKEHLSPTRSNGLLSMVKQMRMYALAFKTKGGN from the coding sequence ATGACCATTAATGAATTACAAGAACAAGTCATTGAAGAATTTAGTGACTTCGACGACTGGATGGACAAATATCAATTATTGATAGACCTGGGAAATGAGCAGGAACCACTCGAAGAACAATATAAAACAGAACAAAACCTTATTGAAGGCTGCCAAAGTCGCGTTTGGCTCCAGGCTGATATGGAAGACGGCAAACTGATGTTTAGAGCCGAAAGCGATGCGCTGATAGTAAAAGGAATTATTGCTTTGCTTATAAAGGTAGTATCAGACCATACACCAGACGAGATATTAGACAACGAACTCTATTTTATAGACAAGATAGGATTAAAAGAACACTTATCACCAACAAGAAGCAACGGATTGCTTTCCATGGTGAAACAGATGAGAATGTATGCGTTAGCATTCAAAACAAAAGGAGGAAACTAA
- the ribF gene encoding riboflavin biosynthesis protein RibF, whose product MKIICNPKDYAIEPCVATIGFFDGVHKGHCYLIEQVKAVAASKGLRTAIITFPVHPRKVIDESYQLDLLSTFKEKVELLSNTGVDYCFLLEFTPEISALTARDFMADILNKKFKVESLIIGYDHRFGHNRSEGFNEYCQYGKEIGMDVLHANGLSIENRKIGSSVIRAALISGNLDQANFYLGYHYYLDGVVEQGFQLGRTIGFPTANIAITSGKIIPADGVYAVRVSVEGKEYIGMLNIGVRPTVNNGTNRTLEVNILHFSDDIYDKNIHLTFIKRMRPEIKFSGIEALKAQLHQDKKDVEKIFESQMPID is encoded by the coding sequence ATGAAGATCATTTGCAATCCAAAAGATTATGCAATTGAACCATGTGTTGCAACGATAGGATTTTTTGATGGGGTGCATAAAGGGCATTGCTATCTAATAGAACAGGTTAAAGCCGTTGCTGCAAGTAAGGGACTTCGTACTGCGATAATAACCTTTCCTGTGCATCCTCGTAAAGTGATTGATGAAAGCTATCAGTTAGACTTACTTTCTACATTTAAAGAAAAAGTAGAACTGTTAAGTAATACAGGAGTCGACTATTGTTTCCTTTTAGAATTTACTCCTGAGATTTCTGCTTTAACAGCCCGCGACTTTATGGCCGATATTTTGAATAAGAAATTTAAAGTTGAATCGCTTATTATTGGTTATGATCATCGTTTTGGGCATAATCGTAGTGAGGGCTTTAATGAATATTGCCAGTATGGTAAAGAGATTGGCATGGATGTATTGCATGCGAATGGACTTTCCATTGAGAATAGAAAAATAGGATCTTCAGTAATACGCGCTGCTCTCATATCCGGGAATCTTGATCAAGCCAACTTTTATCTAGGATATCATTACTATTTAGACGGTGTTGTTGAACAAGGATTTCAGCTTGGCCGTACTATTGGCTTTCCTACCGCTAATATAGCCATTACATCCGGTAAGATTATTCCTGCCGACGGAGTTTATGCAGTACGTGTCTCTGTAGAAGGCAAAGAGTATATAGGAATGCTTAATATTGGTGTTCGTCCTACCGTAAATAATGGAACCAATCGCACTCTTGAAGTAAACATCCTCCATTTCTCGGATGATATTTATGACAAAAACATCCACCTGACTTTTATTAAGCGTATGCGCCCGGAAATTAAGTTTAGCGGGATCGAAGCGTTGAAGGCTCAACTTCATCAGGATAAGAAAGATGTTGAGAAGATTTTTGAGTCTCAAATGCCTATTGATTAA
- a CDS encoding HAD family phosphatase yields the protein MNGNIKNLIIDFGGVLVDLDRSRCIDSFKRIGADCIEEMLNPYYQLGLLKDLENGDITADIFHEELRKAVGKDITDSQIDDAWNSFLVSVPSYKLDLLLSLRERYSVYLLSNTNQIHWEMSCERFFSYKNLTAEDFFEKIFLSYQLHQLKPSKEIFQTVLLETGIRPEETFFIDDSAANCKTAESLGIHTYTPKDQEDWGHIFK from the coding sequence ATGAATGGTAATATAAAAAATCTGATTATAGACTTTGGTGGGGTATTGGTTGATTTAGATCGTTCACGATGCATAGATTCATTTAAAAGGATTGGTGCAGACTGTATCGAGGAAATGTTGAACCCTTATTATCAGCTTGGACTTCTTAAAGATCTTGAGAATGGTGATATAACAGCAGATATATTTCATGAAGAGTTGAGAAAAGCTGTCGGTAAAGATATTACCGACAGCCAGATTGACGATGCCTGGAATAGTTTTCTGGTAAGCGTTCCTTCTTATAAGCTAGATTTGTTGCTAAGTCTTCGTGAACGTTACTCTGTTTACTTGTTGAGCAATACCAATCAGATACATTGGGAAATGTCTTGTGAACGTTTCTTCTCATATAAAAACCTCACTGCAGAAGATTTTTTCGAGAAGATATTCCTCTCATATCAGTTACATCAGCTAAAACCTTCCAAAGAAATATTTCAGACGGTTTTGCTTGAAACTGGTATAAGGCCGGAAGAAACATTTTTTATAGACGATTCCGCTGCTAATTGTAAGACGGCAGAATCGCTTGGTATTCATACTTATACTCCCAAAGACCAGGAAGATTGGGGGCATATCTTTAAATAA